From the genome of Gymnogyps californianus isolate 813 chromosome 29, ASM1813914v2, whole genome shotgun sequence:
AGGAATGTTGATCCCGGGCAAAGTCCAGGGGCGAGGAGGGCGAGGGCTGCTCTCAGCCTCTCAGGTGTGTGGATCCGGCCTGTGCCCCCCCAAAAGGGGTGTTTCGGGGCTCAGCGGTGGCCAGGGCAGGGAGATTCGCAGGTTGGAGGGGTTGCATTGGGGTTTTCTTTGCTCCCTGGGGTCACCGTCCCTCCGACACCGCATCAGCGCAGGGGCCATGGTCATGGCCCGGTGCCCACGGGTGCTgtggcggggagcggggggagcggggctgcgcgAGGTGCCCCCCACCCCTTGGTTCGAAGCagcccttctcccagccctggcAGTGATGCTGGCTTTGGGTGTCTCCCTCCTATTTCTAGCTCCACGTCTGGCTTCAGACACAAAGCCGGGATATTTTTGCCGTGCAGCATCAGGACCAAACACCTCCAGACTCAGCAACGCcgcaaaaaaaccaacccttaTCTGGCTTTTTTGCACCAAACCTCCCTGCGCTTCACCCACCAAGTGCCCTCCTACAGCCCAAGGTTTGGGGGTACTGCAGCACCCCATTTCTTCACACGCaggtaaaaagaaacatttgccAGCTCCTTGGAGGCTGAAAACGATCCGTTATCCCCCCAGATCCTGAGCTGAAGGCTTCAGGAGTGAATCGGGAATCGCTGCGGGAAATCTCCCATCCTCTGTAGGTTTAATATATCCCCGTCGTGGGGGTCCAGCGCGCAGGATCCCCTCCTGCGCGGCCGCGTCGGCcgtcctccccctccccggcgcGGGTGGGAGCCGCTGACTCATCTGCCCGTCGTCTCCCCCCCCCACGACGAAGGGGAATTCATCGAGCGGCTTCGAGGGGCTGCATTGCAGACCCAGACGCGCCAGCAGACAAAAGCGACGCTGCGACGCCCGCGGCTTCCCAGCACAAAGAGCCCGGCCGGCATCGagcccatccatccatccatccatcctccACAGGTAAGGGATGGTGGGATGCAGGCGGAGGCGGATGAAAAGCAAGAGGATgcttttttttggaagagatttGGGTGGAGGGGGGCGTTGGCACCCCgggatttttttgggggggggaagcaagcaAAAGCCAGCGGGGATTAAGTGGATGAAGGTGTTTTTGCCCCCACGGGACGAGCGGACCGCACCGATCCCAGGGGAGATGCTCTTCCTTGGGGGTGACATGCAACGCAggagctgttttttttccctgcatcgACTGCCTTTTCTggatatttgaattttttctttcttgtcacTAAACTCCCTCTTCCACCCTTTGAAGCTTTAAAATCCATTGTCCGCAACATCCGTCACCGTTAAATAATGCGCTGCTGTTGTGCAGAAAGATACCCAGGGATATTTCCCCGGGGAGGAGGCTATTTCAAAGCACCGTGGCTCAATTTACCCGGGGGGGTGACACAGGAGCCTTTCATAGCCTCTGAGTTACATTGGGAATCTTAAATTTAGCAGCTGGTCACCCCTCGTCGCAcggacggggagtgagggagggCGTGATTCAAGGTATGTCTGAATCATCCTTTAGGATTCCGATTCCCAGGGCTGAAAATTGGGCAATCAGTGGGAAAAGGAGGATATTTTGGGTCGGCCggttgattttttctttttccccacctccGTTGCCAAATGCGCGGAGGTGAATGACATAATTCTGCCAGGGAAAAGCAAGTCAGCGCGGCAGTGACTCAGCTCAGGCCGTGCCGTGCTGGAGAAAGAGCTGAACCACGTTCCCTCCCACTCTTTCCCAATTCTCCGTGGATCAGGGTGGGGTTGCGGGAGGGGCTCtgcggcacggcacggcgggATGGCACGGCACGGCGGGATGGCGGGCACACGGCTGGCACCGGCGGGGTGGGTGGGGTGCGATGGCAATGCCGAGCAATGCTTCTTCCAGCCTCTTCCAGAGGGTTCGGTCGCGGTCCCCGGGGCGATGCGATGCCACGCAggccagggagggagggaggggacagcATGGGCTCTGTGGGCAGTGGGGGGATGCGCAGGGACCCCCCCTCGCTGCCCGCTCCACGGCAGCCTCGGCACAGGGAAAGGGCAAGACTCTTTTGCACGGTTTGGTGGAAAAAGGGTTCATTTGGATCCTGGTTTCTGTCCCTCTCGGCAGAGCGGGACGTGGGGGACAGCCCGACTCTGCTCCCCGCTGGTGCCACCCCACAGGCATCGAGGTGCCCGGGATGGACGTCAGGAGATGCGGTTGGGAAGGGGCTAGCCCCCACCCTGGCCTTCCTTCCCAGGCTCCCCTTTgtgcagatggggaaactgaggcacggggcgACGAGTCCCATTGCACGCCTCTCCCAGTTACGGCTCAGAGAAGGGCCATGACCAAGGCCACGGATAAGACCAGTGGCAGAGCTCAAGGATGCATTTAGACCCAGCCTAGAGTCAAACCTCCATGACACCACACTCGATTTTTTGGAGGGGGATTTGGTCAATATGGCAACGCCTGAGAGTTTCAGCCGCTTTTGGGCAGCTGTCCTCCTGTGCCTTTGGTAgagcttttctcctcctcttctctcccctcgCCCCCTTCGCCTTCACAGCCCGAAAATGCTGGACACCATCAGCAGCCAGTACGATTCCTTCATCTACTGGAGGATGCCGATCCCACGGCTGGACGTGGCGgagctggaggggctggggctcaGCGACGTGGCCCTCTACAAACCCAAAGGAGGGCTGGGCAAGCTCGTCGGCGAGCGGGATCAGGTCAGCCAGGACATCTCTGAAGAAGAGGACAGTCTGCTGCAGTTCAACAGCTTTAATTTCTGGAGAGCTCCTATCGCCAGCATTAGCTCGTTAGATTTCGATCTAATTTGAAGCCCTCCTTTCtgcccctcctcacccccccccgccctctccctctctgctagGCATGcaaggatttggttttgttgtcGGTTTGGAGGGTGTTTTTTGTGTTTCCGGGCAGTTTTTGACATCGCTAATTAACTCAGCAGTTCACCTCGGCCCCGATGGTGATGGGCTCCCCGCAAAGCTTCAACCTCTCTCCACCTTccccctcttttcttcccttcttgcaGTAGCGCTGGAACCACCACGGTTGGTGCAAGCAGGGGGTAACAGCACAGGGGGCAAAtaggaggggagagggcagaaaGAGCCACCCCATTGCCCCCCGTCCGCATGCCAGCGGGtgcaggaggtgctggggggTTTCCGCCACCACCCCGCACCCTGCGGCTGTGTGACCGTGGGCGTCCCCGTGCTCTGCGACGAGCGTTTGAGCTCATTTCTCGTGCgcttttttaagaaattcaTTTGTGCAAAGGGAGCAGCGCAGGACTGATGGGAATCGTCTTCGTTTTGCAGAAAGCATCGTCCTTGCTCCTCTCCCAGGGACGCAGAGACCCTCTGCGCTCCCCTGGCCCAGTTTCTCCAAAAGCCGCTTCGCTCCTTAACCTTCCCCTCGGGAATGCAAGGTGGAAGAGGCAGGGATGTGCCCGGGACACGAGCACAAACctctttcttgaaagaaataatcTCTTTGAGCCTTGTGGCTTGAGCCCAAGCAGGAGAAATGATGGCCAGGAGGGTAAATACACATGGAAATGCTCCGACCTTGCTTGGTGGGGTCAACGTTGGATGTTCATTGCCcgaaatttgatttttttctcccttttttatcCCCCACATGCTTTATCCCAGGTGTGACTCCTGACTGGGACAGAGGCCTGGTACATCGTGGGGTCTGGATGAGTAATCGGGGCTGAGCTGAAAGATAAGATGGAGAATTTAGTTTGATCTTACCCCGAAATGAAAACGTTTCTCGTTCCCCACCCAATTAATCAacccctttaaaaataacaacaaaaaatgctgCATTCACTCAAATAGAAGCCTTGCATTTTCCTCGTGGGAGGTTCCACCTGCGCTGTCCACAGGCTGAGGTTTATTTCTGAGCATCATctcaaaatggggaaaaaaaaccccaaccttgaATCATTTTTGgcttttaaacagttttttcccccaagattGTTTTCTGGGAGAGTGAATACGACTGGTTTGTCTTCTTGAATGTGCTTTTTTTGGGTTTGATTGGGGTGAAGTGATGTGGAGCATCCCAAAACGGTCCTAAGAGTTGGGGGGGTACGTGGCTGGGGGCGGGAAGCTGAGGCGGCACTTAAAGGTGCCCAAAAAAGAGGCAAATATTGGAAAAATCTGCACTCTATTATGAAAAGGGAGCGCAGCTCTCCTGTAACCTCCAGAAATGACCCAGCCTGCTGACTTTGAACCACCCATGTAAAACCCGAGGTGAAAAATGTAAACTCTCCTACGCAGAGCTGTTTGATTTCTGTGTTCCCAGCTGGGAAAACCCGCAGGAGAAGTATTTATTATGAAACTTTaaataaagtgatttaaaaacatacacattCCTGTGgactcttaaaaaaatccatgtagACAGGCATCAAGTTCTTTCTGTAACTTGccattaaattgttttaaatctttttatggCGAGCTGAGAACTGATGTGAGAACACATACCAATGTGTCTTTGCAAATACTGTGGAGAGGTTAAGTGTGGAAAAACTAAACCTAAGGgattattttaagaacattaaGGGTATTATTTAAACCTTCAGCTTTCCCAAACCCCACAGGAAAATGCCTCAGAGGAACCCCAAAGAGGAAAGAGGCCCCAGGGTTTCACATTTACCTCAAAACGGGCACTTTTAACACATTAGGGGCACCTGAGGGAGTAATGCACCACAGCGAGGGGGACTTGGGCACCCTTTCTTGAGGGGAGCCCACTCCTAGGAAGGCACTCAGAGGAGACAGAGACACACAGACTTTACCTACATACACGTACGTATATTGATAGACATAGCGAAGGGCCGAGGGCTGTACGAGGCTTGAGGACCGACCGCCCGACCACAGAGAGGCACCACCGGCCCGGGCAcacgctgccgccgccgccctttTATACTTGGCGCCTAAACGCCTCTGCCGGAACTAACTGCAGGGCGCATCACCCCCATCCGCGTCCAGCTCCACGACTGGACTCTTCCTCCTATCCCTCCGCTAGAGAAAATACTCCTCTTTTAGGGCTCCCCCGTTGCTCGCCGCCCTCCTCCAGGCCCCTgggcggggacggggacggagaaaagaaggagaaattcCCGAAGCCCGCCCCTTTCCCGCTGCGACGGAGCGAGGTGAGGTCCCATCCGCCCTTCCTCCGCCGACGTCGGAGGACTCTTTTGTTACCGACCGCGGTATCCTTCCGCTACCGCCTCCCGCTCTCGCTTCCGGGTCTCGGCCATTTTGTGTGGccgcggcgggaggggagggaacaGCTGtgaaaggaggggggggaggaggggggcggAGCGAGGGGGGCGGTGCCGCGCGCCGGGAACAGCCGCGTGCCGGGGGGGGGCCCGAGCCGCCGCGtgagtggggctggggggcggcggggggggacgggacccCCCGGAGGGAAGGGGTTGGGGGGGTGGTGAAAGAGGAGCCCCCCGTGAGGGAAGGGGTTGGGGGTCTGAGGAGGGGGACCCCTGTGAGGGAGCAATGCCGGGGGCCGGTTTGGAGGAGATGGGAACGGGCTgtcccgtgtcccccccccgcccccgctgGGGGGTGTTTTGGGGGTCCCGTGGGGGTGTCGGTatggggggagcaggaggggccCTGAGGGAGGTCCGGCGCGGGAAGGAGGGTCCCTGCCCCGGGGGAGTGGTGAGAGGACGGGCCCCTCTCAGGGGGAGCCGTGGGGGGGTCCTCgacctggggaggggagaggggctcCTGTCTCCTACAAGGAGGGGGGCTCGggagttttgggggggggggtgtccttGAGGCAGGTCTGCAGCGCTAACCCCACCCCGGCTGTTCAGCGGGAGGTTGAGGGTTTTTGAGAAGTGtgctctttccttttacttCTGAAGTGCGGCGaaggggaggtggaggagtTTGTCAACAGTAGTCCAAGCTGCGAATGCtgtaaataacttaaaaaaaaaaaaagagagagcgCCTCAGACTTAAATCCTCCCTGAAAGCATCCAGCTGGGAAGAGAGCAGGAATGCAAGGAGAGGCCTCCAAATAATTAATAAGTGACAAAGGTTCAGTTTAGTACGAGGAGAGAAACTGATGGTTTTTGTTAAAGATCCAGtttgtcctttcttttccaaacacacCCAGAGCGGTAAACTCCAGTCTCGCAAATACGTAAGCTGGTGGTTAACTTTGTGAACGCAGAGTTCAGTGCAGCTACTCATGCCCGGAAAACATGCAAGTGTTTTCAACGTGGGCGACGAGAAGGAACGTTTGAAAAATACTCTCTGTCCCAGAAGAagtgagaaaggggaaaaaaaaccccaaactggaAAGTCCTGAAGGGCAGAGGGGTTGTCGTAGTCAAACACATGCATCGTAAACGCATCAAAGGTCCTGATTGCAGGGTAGACTCTGAGTAACTGCTCTGGGCTCTTGACTTCCAAGCCTCCGGTGTTGCATGTAGTAACTGCACGCTCAGAAAAAGCTGCACGTGCAAAATAGTCTTATAAAGTGAGATGTGTTTGTGGAGGGAGGTGATGTGGGCAGTGTATCCTGATCAGATTTAGGGGTGAGGTTTGCTGTTTGGCTTTAATTTAAAGGGCTTGTGCTGCTGATAGCTGGTTCTGTTGGTCGCTGAGGCCAGGGTGGGATGTTTCTCTTGCAAGAACaaggaataagaaagaaagaaagagagcttTCCAACTCTTCGTAGAACTgcaattgaaggaaaaaaatcctcagcgCTGTTGGAATCGCTGTTATGC
Proteins encoded in this window:
- the MLLT11 gene encoding protein AF1q — its product is MLDTISSQYDSFIYWRMPIPRLDVAELEGLGLSDVALYKPKGGLGKLVGERDQVSQDISEEEDSLLQFNSFNFWRAPIASISSLDFDLI